In the uncultured Methanobacterium sp. genome, one interval contains:
- the coaBC gene encoding bifunctional phosphopantothenoylcysteine decarboxylase/phosphopantothenate--cysteine ligase CoaBC encodes MTIVLCVTGSVAAVETVKLARELKRKGFQVKCFMTDGACDIINPYALEFATGEKVITKLTGNIEHVKYADEDLILVAPATANVISKFAYKIADNPINTLLLTASGYDTPIIFVPSMHQSMYRAVEENIQKLKNEGVVFMEPKQEENKAKFPSVDDIVLQAQKATSAGGLEDRHVLVSAGGTYENIDPIRGITNRSSGKMGVELAKEAFRRGAEVTMVTGRVEVEIPKIFNRIKVESSREMAKTLEENLIDCDVFIAAAAVSDFTVAEIGSVTEYGSIAERGSKISSAGEATLKLKPAPKIINQAKEHNPALYLVGFKAEYNVSGDELVESAKRRMRESGADLMVANDVAETGAGFGSDQNKVVLVDDEIWDVPLSTKEEIAALVIGRIVERII; translated from the coding sequence ATGACAATTGTGCTCTGTGTTACCGGTAGTGTGGCCGCCGTAGAAACAGTGAAACTGGCCAGGGAACTTAAACGTAAGGGCTTCCAGGTTAAATGCTTCATGACCGATGGTGCATGTGACATCATAAATCCCTACGCACTGGAATTTGCCACGGGAGAGAAGGTTATCACCAAACTCACCGGGAATATTGAGCATGTCAAATATGCGGATGAGGATCTGATTCTGGTGGCACCTGCCACCGCTAATGTAATCAGCAAATTTGCTTACAAAATAGCGGACAACCCCATAAACACGCTATTATTAACTGCCAGTGGCTATGACACGCCCATTATTTTTGTACCCTCCATGCACCAGTCCATGTATCGGGCAGTGGAGGAAAACATCCAGAAACTCAAAAATGAGGGTGTGGTGTTCATGGAACCTAAACAGGAGGAGAACAAGGCTAAATTCCCTTCAGTTGATGATATTGTACTCCAGGCCCAGAAAGCCACCTCTGCTGGTGGTTTAGAGGATCGTCATGTTCTGGTTAGTGCCGGGGGGACTTATGAGAATATTGATCCCATCCGGGGCATTACCAATCGTAGTTCTGGTAAAATGGGTGTGGAACTGGCCAAGGAAGCTTTCCGTCGCGGTGCCGAAGTTACCATGGTCACCGGGAGGGTTGAAGTGGAAATCCCCAAAATATTCAACCGGATAAAAGTTGAATCCAGCCGGGAAATGGCAAAAACACTGGAAGAAAACCTCATTGACTGTGATGTGTTCATTGCTGCAGCTGCAGTCAGTGACTTCACAGTGGCAGAAATTGGATCCGTAACAGAATATGGATCCATAGCAGAAAGAGGATCCAAAATATCATCAGCTGGTGAAGCTACCCTGAAACTCAAACCAGCCCCTAAGATCATAAACCAGGCCAAGGAACACAACCCTGCACTTTACCTGGTGGGCTTCAAAGCAGAGTACAATGTCTCCGGAGATGAACTGGTAGAATCAGCCAAGAGGAGAATGAGAGAATCCGGTGCCGATCTGATGGTAGCTAATGACGTGGCAGAAACCGGTGCAGGATTCGGATCAGACCAGAATAAAGTAGTCCTGGTTGATGATGAAATATGGGACGTTCCCCTGAGCACCAAGGAAGAAATAGCAGCCCTGGTTATTGGAAGGATTGTAGAGAGAATTATTTAA